Proteins from one Dermacentor variabilis isolate Ectoservices chromosome 1, ASM5094787v1, whole genome shotgun sequence genomic window:
- the LOC142569548 gene encoding uncharacterized protein LOC142569548, with product MTGHGFRHAAQRDDTCGGTRTPATVSAHGYSRAQLSGRCTKRGWRPGILPSRGCPLSAFLRQAWPRAFVNRTADSVKHRQRVGPRHCGRGSAGAISAWLLAASAATNAMTHRRRNKLAAGTACHPRRSLHQPRVVKASAHRLTIAGALVSPGHSSSGGAWHKRGVPRFECTHSFCMAGSARGAEGPAVMAFDAPLPSSLASPTGACREDEPSSAVLTVAE from the exons ATGACTGGCCACGGATTTCGACACGCAGCTCAGCGAGACGACACCTGCGGCGGCACTCGGACACCAGCAACCGTGTCCGCACACGGCTACTCGCGGGCTCAGCTTTCTGGTCGGTGCACGAAACGCGGCTGGCGTCCTGGGATCCTTCCTTCTCGCGGCTGCCCCCTTTCGGCGTTCCTTAGGCAGGCTTGGCCACGCGCCTTTGTCAACAGAACAGCGGACAG CGTAAAGCACCGGCAACGAGTCGGCCCAAGACATTGTGGTCGCGGATCTGCTGGTGCAATCTCGGCGTGGCTTCTCGCTGCATCTGCAGCAACAAACGCGATGACCCACAGGAGGCGGAACAAGCTCGCAGCTGGCACGGCGTGTCATCCCAGGCGATCTCTACACCAGCCCCGTGTTGTCAAAGCCTCCGCCCACCGCCTGACCATCGCTGGAGCACTGGTCAGTCCTGGTCACAGTTCCAGCGGTGGTGCTTGGCACAAGCGCGGCGTGCCTCGCTTTGAGTGCACCCACAGCTTCTGCATGGCTGGCTCAGCGCGTGGAGCTGAGGGACCCGCCGTCATGGCCTTTGATGCGCCGCTGCCCTCTTCCCTGGCCAGCCCCACCGGAGCTTGCCGCGAGGACGAGCCCTCCTCTGCTGTGCTGACTGTGGCGGAGTAA